The window AGGGAGTACCCGCCGGGGCTCAGTCACTGTAAGGTTCTATGGAagctcacctcacctcacctcacctatTACCTACTAAATAATCGCATAAATGTAGACAGCTGATTTAATTCTCTCGGTTTTACGAGGCACAGCTGCATTCGTCCACAAGCTGCGACAAACGACTGATGTACGGATTCTTTCGTCCTTGCGTTATATCGGAGACATCTAAGCCCAGTTGAATGCAAATGCTACGCAACATGTCCAAACTTAGCGACGTCGGTTTCTTCTTGCACGCTTGCATGAGTTCACAGATATTGTAGCCTGACGAGGATACAATTGGGTGCTGAAGAGAAACCTCCCTCATCACACGCGCACAGATTTCCGAATGGGTCGTCTGCGCCAGCGTTGCCCTGTTATCTTCTCCTGGGACCTCGTCGTCTGAATCTCCACGGTTCACTGTACTGGGAGCCAGCCTTTTCTTTGCTGCCAGTCGTGAGAAAACTCCAGTGATTTGCTTTCCTGTTAGAACTTGCTCTGGTTGAAACCGACGAACTCCCAACTTGTCCCTTGCAGATCTCATTAATTTTGAGACCTCACTCGGATCTGCTTTCCTTCAACTTTGCTCGCCAATTTCAAATTGCTGTTTCAAAAATTCATTCTGTTTCTGCGTAAAACGAGCCTTCTTGGTGATTGTCTTTAGAGCCCATCCTATTGGAAGGGGAGTTAAGCACTGGCTCTGTTCTTCACATTGTAACTGTACAGTGGGAATCCTACTACCTTTATCCATTAGCTTTGAAGCGTAAACTCGTTTTGCCTTGTCATACAGTGTTTCCTGTTCAGGGAGTCGTTTTTGTTTACCCGTGTCCAGATGTGCTTGTAGCGATGTAAAATGGCTGTAGGCTTTTATATATCCTTCCTCGGGGCACGGGAAAAGTAGTGAAGCTTGATCATTTTCACTATGATCATCATCTTGGTCTTGACTGGTGGTCTCGTTGGTTGCTTCTGGATCCCGTTTAGATGATTTCTTTACATGCCTGTGTCTCACGCTCTTGAAAGATGGCGTGGTCTGCGATGGGGGATCAAGCACTTCTAGAACTTCCGGGATCTGCAAAACGCCCTCGAATCGAGACCACGGTATCAACTTCCCTGGACCCACATTGAACGCTCTCCACGCTCGTATTCCGCTCTCTTCATATACTTGAAGTTGTTAAGCAAGCTAACACCCTCCCATTTGACTGGCGGAGTAATTGACGTATTAAGTGAGACGTAACTAGCTTTCGCACGAGACTCTGGACCAGACTCTATGGCAGTTTTCAGCTGCACAGCTGTTGTCACATCATGACCCTCGTTAACATATCTTCCTACATCTCCCTTAATATAGTTGCTGCTTGACGGTCGCAGATTCCTTTGCCGCCTTGAGGGTCGGAAAAGTCGTTCCGTTTTACAACCACCCCAGCGATGTCACCTGCTAGTTTAGCTGAAAAGATTGTATACCCGCTGTGGTAACAACCCGCATTATCTTGCTTGTAATAAGTTCTTTCTAGCTAATTCCGGCATTTCCTTCTTCAGTGAGGCGAGGCAGTCCTGCATTATAGATACCACGACGGCACTGTCTTGTGAACACTTCTGAAAGACATGTACAAATGTTTGAGACTCAAAGTGCTCGCTTTCTTCCGACTTTATGATTGCAACTGTAATATGCCATGGTAACCCACGCTTAGCAACCCAGTCCGACTGCGGCTCTCGAAATTTCCGTGGCATGTATTTCATCGCCCAATCCTGAACAAGGAACACATCAGATTTGCTCTTGATTTTAGCTAAAACAGAACATTTGGCTTGATCCTGGTGAACGGAGCGCAACTGATGAGCTTTCCAGATCCTGATGTTATTTTTTGCTTGCTTAATAGTGTGCAGCATGtcctccttctcctcttcaTTGCAAAGTGCATGAGAACACTCACTTTCCAATGTAGTTAGGACTTCCTGCAACTGGCAGCACTGCGCGCATGACTCATTGTGTGGGTGATCGCATCAGGCTTGAAAGTCAGAGTCTGTTGAATCACTTAGGGCGTAAGTCCTATAGTGATCAGCAATGCTCGACGACTCGACCACATGGACCTGAAACACACCGAAGACAACACAAACCGCAATTGTTGTTTTTACGTATACAATTTCAATTGCAATACTTTCTTGAATAAGTGACACCCCCGTGGAGGCGAAGAAggtacttttttcttttgccttaggtatttttgtcttttttaggGTCTGTTTACACAAAGAGAGGGTTCCTCGGCTAACCGAGTTACCCGAACAACTGAGCTACCCTGCATGGAAGAGCCAATTTTTCATACGTTCCGTTAGAAAACACATTGGAACGTTTACATGCCAGACAGGGTGACCCGACTAGCCGAGGCGAGAAGACGGCTAAACTAGCGTTATACTCCAAGGCAGCCTTCAACGTGAACTGCCTCTAGTAACTACGATCAATTAGTAGAGTGAAATGTAATAGCCCAAAACACTGAAAAGCAGCTGCTAGCGGAACGAGTGATTAAAAATTTATACTTACTACCTGTTTGTCCGTCATTTGGTTTGTTGTGCTTAGCGGCCGCTATTTTTAGTTAATGAGATCTTCGTTTATTTTTATACTCTGATTTCACATTTCTAtttcttattttagcattttatttAGGGCTACATATATACTCACCAGGTTTAACTCGCTCAAACTATCTGCGATGTTAACAACTTCTTCTGTCATATGTCCTGTCTCAGGTATCTGTCCTTTAAACACGCTGAGCATCTTTCTACATTTTACGAAAATTccttccgaaaaaaaaaagggcgaACGCTGTTAACACCACAGAAATTATCCCAAAGACGTGTAATTTTAGATGGAGCCGTGCCAAATTTAACTGTagctatttttgaaaacataaacaaatacaATTGCGAAAGGCTGATGGTGCGATGAAGGATGAAAGGGGTGAGGAAAAAATAGAAATGTGACATGTTTTGCTCATTACGAACCTAACATTTTTCTTCCATCAATGAAAACTTTGGAAATCCAACAAAATGCAAGGAGATTATTTTCCGTAAGAAAGGTTTCAGTCAGGACATCGCGCCAGTTAGTAATATACCGAAGTGCGCAGAGTTACCCATATTAGGTGTTACTTtccaacaaaattgtaaatacaGTAGTCACGTGCGCGCGAAGGTAATTACGGCGAACAAGTCATTATTCGTATTAGGATCTTTACGTAAGGAAGGAATGTCCCAGGAGGAAGTAGATCACCTTTTTCACGCAACagttttaccaaatttttcttacGCTCTTTCGGTTTATGGTGCCTCAGGTTCCGACCTTTCTGCAATACAGAATTTCTTAGACCGGTGTATGAAAAGAAAGTTATACAGCAGTATACGTCCAAGAATGTAAATATCAGGGACTTGCTAGAGAAGGCAGACAAGACACTCTACAAAAAAGATCGAATGTCCGTTCTTCCAGTTTTTacctaaggaaaagaaaacgaagTACAATCTTAGAAATACGCCAGTCTCTGTCCCTAGGATCCACACTGACagatttaagaacgtttttagtaACAGAATAGTTTTTAAATATGATATGTAAATAGTTTCTagagtttatattttttctttcttattaattgtaacttaggatatgtatttttctcttaagaaataaagattattattattattattattattattattatttaatcgTACCGAAAGACTGGAGTTTTGCTTTATATCTGGTTAGACTGCTTTTATATCACAAGCCGGTACGTAATCCTTAACACAGCGCGAGCTGCTAACGGAATacgcggtgtctgacatttgcaggaATACGGGCGCCGATAAATGATAGCAATCAACTGGCTATTAGTTCATCAAACACTTCATCACTTACCTGAGCCCACAGGGACAAACTGATTTGTAAGTTCCAATAACTTGATGGACTGGGACAAATTTATTCCTTTTTGCATTGTTGGTACTTTCCGAAGGTCCTTGCAGTGACCCGAAACAACTTCCGGTACGCTACATAAACCACTTGGCTTTCGCCAACCTATGCCCAGTCGCGCCCGATGAGCGGGGCAGATGGTCATTTCCAAGAAGTTTGATGGCTTTTCAAAACACCCGCATCTTGCCAAGATAAGTTCCACTTCAGTTTCAACGCCGGaaaatttcaaggactttttgtgttttttgatcTCCTTATTACACTGGGTGAGTGGTATGATGGAAGTCGAAGAACTACTGCGTTCGTCCGCGCCACAAATTCCACCGACAATATTGAAGAACGAACACGACATTTTTAATCTGTACTTCCCAGTAATAACCTTGGTTTCTTTCGAGGTAAGTGCGTTGTTTATTTAGATCAAGAAGTAACATTTACTTTCCGTCGGAACAATTACCCTATTGGCTTCCACGAcggggtgacccgaaaacactgacccccggtccatggacccccctacggacccggtccatggaccgccttacggaccggtccacggactatctCTAGGGACCCCCTCTACTGACCACCTCAaaaaacacagaattaaaaataaataacagcTGAAAATTTGTTCATACCGgctgtctggatagaccactcttgCCGGTGAAATCTCAACCGTACCGCGCCGTTACGCTTTgcggagggaggaaaaccggagtacccggagaaaaaccctcggaatCAGATTGAAATCGACTGagactcagcccacatacgacccgaggccagagttgaacctgggtcacagaggtgggaggcacggttgatgaccactaaaccaccctgactccccagatgacggcaaagaaatgtaccaaaatgtaaaacgcacgtgcagagcgtttcgtaagctccctattgtcgcAGCTATACTAGCAAGAGTAGAGTAAGCCGAACTGACGTAGGGAGGTACGGGCCGTTCACGGATGTATACGATTGTCTTTAATCAATCAAGCAAGCAATCAACGACTTTATTTTAACAGGATAAGAAAAATCAGCATTGCTGGTGGGGTCGTGTATACAAATaagaattgcaaaaaaaaaaaaaaaaaaagagcaaacaaacaacaaatgtACAGATTAAAGATTAAGACCAATTAACAATATTTATAAATCAATTTCTCTATTTTTAATAGCCCTTtccacggttagtttttctcatctgcattacaatgtaatctaacgtggatgcgaggcaatttcgggttaaaactacaaaatagcccgaaaatgcctcacatacatgctagattgcattgtaatgcaaataagaaaaactaaccgtgaaaagggctattgtagCTAAAATGGCTCGAAACTCATCCTGTCAGTGTCGAATTTTGCAAGACAGCATTTAAATTGTTTCAAGGTTTTAGCCATTGTCTCCCTGGTTGTTAAACTATTACGATGCAATTGCTCCTCTGTAACTGCAGATGGAGTTTCTGAAAATTTTTTAAGTGTATCCTACTCAAGTCGTTTTAGAATCTCACGTGATCTCTTCGTGATCTTACCATCGCCACTTATAAAAACCTAGCCTATTTTTACACTCAAGGGTAGACACAGGACCCTATGGTTAGAGCTCTCCGTCGACAAACCATCATACTTCTGCTAAAATCCCGAATAAAGGGAATTCAAACGTTTCCCGCTTCTTCATCTTTTGACCATAATTTGAATATACGGCCAATGGAAAAAGATCATGATCGGTGTCTCTTGCTCGGTGCCTTGTCTGTACCTTCTTTGTGTGGATATATGGGATAAAAGTTTATGGCATTTGGCCATCGGAGTTGAGCCTGTCTGCACAGGGTTTTGCTAGTTGGATCTGGCCGCATAAATGCACTCAGTGGAAAATGTCAAGATGTCATTTTCGTGTAAACTTGGTGCACGGGCGATGCGTGTATGCACGGGCCTGTCTTGAGTCTGTGGCAAGTGCATACGTGCCATCTCTAGCTTTGAAGTTAAAAAGCATAGCTTTTTGCCGAAGACCAAAAACAAGTACAATTTGCCTTGTGTACCCCGCAGGATGTTGCACCAAAACATCCATGCCCCAGGCACCTGAATGAGCTATTTTCAGCACAGCGTGAGCCCAGCCGGATACAAAGTAGGTAAATTAGTAATCACAGAATGTAGCCcgcaaaaattgcttttctcAAGTAATGATGAACTACGCAAGGATTATCGCGGGTTACATGGATCTCGTGTTTGCAGACTATTAATATGGAAAAAACATCTGTCTGTGACAATATGTAAGCCGCGAGCTCCTGCGCTCTGCCAAAAGGTAGAAAAGCTCGATGCAAGTATTAAATCGTTATCATGTGAATTTTTACCGTTgagatgaaaatgaaataaaacataACCTTTACTTCAATTCTCCTGAAAACGAGGGAAAcataggaaaaaataaaaaaagagggAATCTCGAAGTGAATGGAAAAATTTGTAGTTTTTTTCCCGCGATTTTCTTTCCTAAAACAGGTTGCTAAGGGAACAGAACCAGCGCGCTTGAACAAATCGAAATTTACATCTCTGGCTTGTTGATTTCATTTTCGCACGCTTTAGTGAATGCAAATGATTTTGTCGCTTCTTGTCTCGTGAACTTTGACGATTACTCAAGAAATTATTTACAACTGTAAATTGTCGCTTCGACGCAAAAGCTAAGATGAGCCGACAGGTTGTTTCGGGAGAAAATTCATTCAGGAACGCCAATGGGAAGAAAATTTTCACCAAATATTGGAAACCCAGCGATGAACCGAGGTAAGACTGATGAATCAATTAGTGAAAATAATGATCATTTAACTACTGTTCAtccttctttttttaaatttgttttgtttcgtggtgaAGCTTGCTTTGTTCTCACTGTTTTTGAGCATAAAAAATTGATGGCGCCTAGGTGCTTCAGCACAAAGTGCGAGGTATTGAACCTAAAGATTTCTAAAAGTTATTTAATTATGTAAGCTCATGATGTTGACGTCAATTATTGCCCTGCGTGTTTTTGTTCTCATAAACACTAAAGGTCCATGTTTACACTCAACGCAAATGGATGAAGTGGCACAAAATTAAAGACGCATAAAAATTGTGAAAGCCAGCCGTTGATTAACTGAAGACTTTATAGGATTCGCGTTTTCAACATCTCTTGTATTCCAATTCTCTGTCCTACTGACGCCATTGTTGTAACCAAACGACTGCAGGCGTTTTGCCACGTAATGAAACATATGTAAAAAAGAGAAATCGTTTACTAATTTGTTATCAATGCCTAGCTAAAGGAAGCCAGCGTTCATCGGCAGTTTGTGAATACAAATACTCCATAGTCTCTACAAGACCATTTGATGGGTTTCTAGGCGCTTTTTATTGAGAGCAATTTgctcaaaatttgccacaaaaaCTATATATCCCTCTATCTTGTGCAATGTTTTGCGCACCAGcgaaaaaataaacttttcaaaCCTGCCACATTGggttcaaattccccacccaaCTAATACGTGTCAAATCATTCTACCCGGGAGATGAAggtagtcaaatgcccggggtacGTCCCGGGAAAGGATTCGAAGTTTTGTAGCGATTGGCACATTGTTTTTGCAAAAAGTAATAAAATCCGTTTTACAAATCTCCTCCTCACCCTTCTCCCACTGAAATTGAGGAGTGATGTTATATTTCATTCACAAATAGGGCTTTGGTCTTTATCTGCCATGGATTTGGAGAACACTCTTCACGTTATGAAGCCTTCGGAACTGCTCTTGCTGAACAAGGCTACCTGGCTTTCAGTCATGACCACAGTGAGTACCCACCCTTCCCTGGTAACAAAAGGAGGGTACCGGTAATTTGAACTCGTTTGAGTTTAcaatcaaagatattttttccctgcTCCGAAAATCATgattaaaacataaaacaatttCCTGGACCCGGAGAaggatctttttttttaatggaataTTTTGTTCAGTTCAAGTGCTCATTCAAACTTTTTTACTGTAGCTAATAAAAATGGGCTAAACCGAACGaaaaattccattttttaaGGTTTTACTGCACTCTGAGTACAGAAAATTAATCCCAGAAATTAATCTATTTTTTACTGAATCGTTTGACCTTTACTCCATTCATAATTAGTTGCTAGGTAACTTCatctttcttctttgtttgaaaTCACTCCATCCCCTCTCCTAGGGAAAAGTAATAGAGTAGATAAACTTTTGGGGCGGGTGGGTGGGTACAATATTCCTGTGTAGCTCATCCACTGATAGGGTGGTTTTCAAACAACTCTGGCCAATCGCTTTGAGAGTAAACAGCActattaaccaatcaaaattctgCAATATAATTCACGATCAATTACATACAACTtgcacaaagcgcgggaaattaTTATTGCTATAAATTTTGCTttcgattggttgaaaaaaagagCCTGAGATTTTAGATCCATTTATAGTCAAAAGCCGCTCTATTTCATCGTGGCACAGTAAGGCCTTAAAATTGCTAAATTAAATTTTCTGGACTtacgaaaaagatttattttttgtaaataatttgcTCAAATTATTTCCTTAGTCGGCCATGGTCACAGTGAAGGAGAGAGAGTACAAGTGGACGACTTTTCCCAGTATGTTAGAGATGTTTTCAAGCACATTGATGAAGTCGCTGCAGACAACACAGGAAAACCAATATTCATGTTTGGTCACTCGATGGTAGGTAAAATAAAACCTTTAATTACCCCACACACTTCCTACTGTCTCAATCCCCCaagaactaatattttaaagttctctTTCTGGCATAGATATATAGATAAATGGAACTCGTTACCAGACTCTCTAATATGTGCCGATTCATTGTCAAAATTTAAAACGGGGCTTAAGagaacactttttaactagtacgtaatttttttgataattaaataattttaataactcCTTTATAAATAGATTTTAGTGATATCtttacatttctccttacattatAATAGTTTTTATCTGACTCATATTTCCTTGATAGCTTTGTAGATATTTTTAGGGGCTCATCTTACATGAGGATTCGGTTCCTCTCTGATGGCAGCCTTTTTGTATTGATtattataaataaagttgttataaataagtacattaaaaagaagcgattttttaaaacatttagctataaaaaattgcgagaaaacgattcttaaaaacatttaagaaatctttaaaaagcggttaaaaaatatatatacacgacgtttcgacgttctcagacgtcattatcaagtgaaaaggaaataatatgaaaattctttaaatacaagaaaaaaatgaactattgtttttcttgtatttaaagaatattcatattgtttccttttcacttgataatgacgtctgagaacgtcgaaacgtcgtgtatatatattttttaaccgctttttaaagatttcttaaatgtttttaagaatcgttttctcgcaattttttatagctaaatgttataaataagtaaataaataaataaataaataaataaataaaacttgccATCACAGGGCAATATCACAAATATATGCTGTTTTAGTGAAGATCCAGTTTTGTAAACGTTTCCTGCGAGGAAATACTCTTATATCACTGCACTTCCTTGCTTCACGCACAATGCAGGGGTTTCATATGTTGTCAGAAATCATTTGCTTCTCACCGCTTTTCGCTCAAAGCTTTGTAAAATCCTTGCATAATGGATAATTGTTTTTTGACGTTCTGGTTCTTTTGTACTTCAATGCGGCGACTTAACGAAATCACAGCTATGCGGTGTTCAGTGTTACCACACAGACCAGTTCAAACGAATGTCCCATTTGGGACGAGCAAAGATTGGTGCCAACTGCACTATGCAGCTAAAATCGATAAAAACATTAAGATTTCAACTTCACTACAcagacaaatgcaatccattaggtttattttggtatCTTTCGGCCTCGCACCAGCAGCAAGCATGAACCACCTACATGtggaacaataacaacaactaattGACTACGGGGGAAACGATTCCCCGTGACACCGCCGGctacgaaaaaccaaaaaacctcCGCGGGGGAAAAAtttggaaacgtattccccgaaCCAATGCAATGCCACGATCCCTCCGGGGTTTAGAGGACCTCtagttacaaaataataatgatttataaaagaaacaaaagttaatcGGACTGATGCGGGCCTAGAATGCCTCATCACGTGATGAACTGACACAACCTGCTACCCATCATGCCTTACACCAACCGTACCCAGACCCTTCTGTTCTCGTGCCGTAGAAATATCAATTTCTGTCTTTATTCGCAcgctcaaccgtcagaaattataTGTTCCGAATATGACCGAATTTGGTTTTCTTTCCTTACAGGGTGGAACAATAGCAATTCTGTCCGTTTTGAAGCGACCCTCTTTCTTCACGGGAGCAGTTTTTAGTGCGCCAGCCGTGCAACCAGATCCAGCTAAGACTTCATCATGCCTTGTAAGTATGAAAAAGTGATTCCGTTATTTGTGGACGAAGAGTAGCTGTAATGTTATGCAATGTGCCGAATACCCGCCGTggtattagggaacttaagcaacgagaacgtcacaaatttgcatatttaggcCCAGTCTACACGtttccggatatttttgaatccgcaacatattctttccggattcaaaaatatctccatccacacgtagcgtattcaaatcgaatttgcccgtccacacgtatccgaaacgtatccggattcactctagtactcaggactccaCAAGGAAACAAAGGTGATAGAGCATGCGCCATAAAGCCCTCGGCAGGCATCTTTAGAATTGATTTCACAGgaaggaactgggctcgatcttgcTACGTCATCCGGAGAAAAAAGTATCCGGATTTGGTGCCCACATGGTTTCGGATTCAtatcggattaaaaaatatccactctggagagtgAGTTCaaaagttccggattcgccagcgaattcaccggatacgtgtggacggaaagCGTGTCCGGAAAGGAAAAGTTGCGGATTTTGTCTGACAGAGGTTTTATTAGAAGCCGGCAACCTGCGAATTCAGCCAGCTAAACTTGAAGTTATCACCGCTTACTTTTTTGATAAATCATACTGAGATTCTCACCGTTTCAGTTCGAttcatttcaatttattttaatctAATAAAACAACTAGAATATCAACGAACCTTTTGCTGTATGTTCTGTTCCTTTTTGGACGTTGGTATTTTTATGAATTCCTAGTTATTTGCACTCGCTTAAGCTACTCGCCAATCTGTGcagtccgccatattggagaaaaaaatcgtgcCAAATATTGCCTCGATCACATTCACTACATCTTTCCGTTTTTCCacctgttgtttattaaaaatggaaaacaaaacagcaaagcGCGCAGCTGGAGGCGATATTTTGTCGTTTTTCAACAAGAGATCGATAGTGTCAAAAAATTGCCCTCTAACTTGGCCACGTGCAGCTACGTGTTAATAAATATTTGTGACTGATGTTGTTGCCCAGATTGCTGGACATGCCATTTCCGAGCTCCTAGATTTcgaaattttctgggggagcatgcccccagacctccCTTGGGAAAAGGGGCACAGCCGCCCATTTCACAAAACCAGCCGTTTACTAAGAAACTTGTTGAATTGGATTGCACGcccagcacgtgcgtttttcacttttccaTTGCTTTGCCGTCGTCGGCAAAACAATAGCTAAatgaacctgccaaccgcttgttcaggagAGCCgaattttaaacatgttttcaaggtatcAAAAACAAACTGCCTGTGAAGTTTGACgccttaaatcctctccgtccttgagatacagagggaattgtgacaccagaaaatggcccgtaaagtttcgggaccttcgagaaacgggcgctAGACCACAATGGCGGAAATTCCATGCCTCACTCTTTGcgaaaaaataatataataggACAGTTCCcagttcatgtctgcttcctcttcaaagcgagtttaagtgcgaagtttttcttatgaaaattagttttcattcaaatgtaaagtagaactaattaccatcacaaaaagttcgcacttagactcactttgaagaggaggcagacacgaactcggaaatggcctatccggtgttgtggtctgaccttatctggacgggggcatctttcactccCTAAAATTAATAGGCAACTTCGTggtaagcagtctggctaacgTCCCCCACAAAATATTGTAAAATTAGTACTGAGAAGCCCCGAGGGAAGAGActaatagaggttttgcacggcagccatgttgcatggccgGAACAATAggttctttttcctatgggaacaaatgttctttcttatgcaaacattttcattgtttctgccatgcaacttggctgccgtgcaaaacctccatagcttcacttcacttcacttcgtAACACCGATCATTGACCGAGAAAAACTCCTGGAAGCTTGTACAAACCCTTTCTTTGGATAGCTCGGCACTTACTCTTTGGTCAGTACATTGACAACAACAGATTTCAGCATAGTTTGGTAACGTTTATAAACTAAATTACtaaattgttgttttttggaAGGCATTTTTGGGCAGAATAGCAGCATTTGTCGCTCCATCGTACCAAATACAACCACCCGTTGATCCATCGCAATTGAGTAGGGATCCTGTGCAGGTGAGGATacgatgcttttttttttctctttcatgaACAGCTTTCGACTCCTGTCTTGGGGCATTGTTCACGTGACTGGTCTCAGATTTAttttcctcttcgaaattctgACCCTAACCCTACAATACCTTGTATCTTTCAACGGAGGCTGTCCAAGCGATGTGTCTTGTCAGTGTTTCCATGCTTAAAAACCCGCCAGTTGACCTCATGATGGAGTCGAAAGCTTGTTTTCATGACGGATGGTTTTTGAATCCGGAAGTTTCTTTTCCCCTGACATTTAAGAGTTTAACGAATTACGGCAGATATTTACAAGAACTACAGGTAATTACACATTACTTAAGTACGTTCGAGTAAGAAGTTTTACAGAAACAGTCACTTTTGTGAACTCTTTGTTTGGTTTTAGATGAAACTATTcgagttcgatatatcaatattcaggcatggctgCCAGGCCTTATGTTCAAAtctattttctttatttgtctcacaagtctcaggggagatttctaaacaaaataataataatattcaaatttaaccataaagctTCGTAGACTTGTATCGAACGTGGCCTTTTGCGCATGCATTCGTTCCCAGGGCTGCtcgttttcatttgggttcGCATGAGATCGAGGTGAAGTGCTCCAGATACCTTTAACGATGTCCCAACAATGCGACCAAAATGTTAATTTCGACGAACGTTAATTCGGCAAATTTTAATTTCCAGAAACCACATGATTATTATAcgttctccttcgtcgaacgcaataGTCATTTTTACTTTATGCTGTAGGTCGAGAAGTACGCCAACGATCCGCTGGTCTGGCACGAGGGTTTGAAAGCAAAATGGACAGCTGAAATTTTAGAAGCTATGAACGATATTCAGAAGAACGCTTCCAAGATTACATTACCATATTTGCTCGTCCATGGCGATGATGATCAAGTTGTCTTGATTGACGGTTCACATTTTCTGCAACAACATTCATCAAGTACCGATAAAACATTCAAGGTACGTGCAAACTTGGTGAAATGTGATGTGGAGTGCGGTAtgcataattaagcaatttgaaatttaagCATAATTAATTAGACATAAATTAACGTGGAGTGCATAATTAGGCGGTCTTAAATGTACGCTAAATGAataaaagaaactaaaaata of the Montipora capricornis isolate CH-2021 chromosome 7, ASM3666992v2, whole genome shotgun sequence genome contains:
- the LOC138056996 gene encoding monoglyceride lipase-like isoform X2, with protein sequence MSRQVVSGENSFRNANGKKIFTKYWKPSDEPRALVFICHGFGEHSSRYEAFGTALAEQGYLAFSHDHIGHGHSEGERVQVDDFSQYVRDVFKHIDEVAADNTGKPIFMFGHSMGGTIAILSVLKRPSFFTGAVFSAPAVQPDPAKTSSCLAFLGRIAAFVAPSYQIQPPVDPSQLSRDPVQVEKYANDPLVWHEGLKAKWTAEILEAMNDIQKNASKITLPYLLVHGDDDQVVLIDGSHFLQQHSSSTDKTFKVYEGGRHELLNEIQELSSKVLQDILDWIKQKLQ
- the LOC138056996 gene encoding monoglyceride lipase-like isoform X3, with translation MSRQVVSGENSFRNANGKKIFTKYWKPSDEPRALVFICHGFGEHSSRYEAFGTALAEQGYLAFSHDHIGHGHSEGERVQVDDFSQYVRDVFKHIDEVAADNTGKPIFMFGHSMGGTIAILSVLKRPSFFTGAVFSAPAVQPDPAKTSSCLAFLGRIAAFVAPSYQIQPPVDPSQLSRDPVQVEKYANDPLVWHEGLKAKWTAEILEAMNDIQKNASKITLPYLLVHGDDDQVVLIDGSHFLQQHSSSTDKTFKVYEGGRHELLNEIQE
- the LOC138056996 gene encoding monoglyceride lipase-like isoform X1; this encodes MSRQVVSGENSFRNANGKKIFTKYWKPSDEPRALVFICHGFGEHSSRYEAFGTALAEQGYLAFSHDHIGHGHSEGERVQVDDFSQYVRDVFKHIDEVAADNTGKPIFMFGHSMGGTIAILSVLKRPSFFTGAVFSAPAVQPDPAKTSSCLAFLGRIAAFVAPSYQIQPPVDPSQLSRDPVQVEKYANDPLVWHEGLKAKWTAEILEAMNDIQKNASKITLPYLLVHGDDDQVVLIDGSHFLQQHSSSTDKTFKVRANLVKLQVAYCPAKSCKISWTGSSRNYNSSALNN